In Methylococcus geothermalis, one genomic interval encodes:
- the pilQ gene encoding type IV pilus secretin PilQ gives MRKNEEGGVRGVVVRGVVGWSIPVCWIMGIFALWWSCGVPAAGSALQSIDFTALPGENFQLRLSFDGPVPEPRSFATEHPARIALDLSGVRSGLDRKPIPVHQAGVETVQAIAAGGRTRVILNLSTAVPYSTRVAGRFLYVTLQSGKAGAGGDGMASTPVVVSERPVVSGPQVENVDFRRGEKGEGRLLVTLSDPNSVVSLREEGRSIIADLPGTRLPGRLARRLEVLDFATPVKWIEAMPVGLGTRLVITPVSDEYDYSSYQSGKLLTVELRPLSRAEKEEATKRRRVFTGDRLSLNFQDIPVRNVLQILADFTHLNIVASDSVQGNVTLRLNEVPWDEALDLVLKAKGLGKRQEANSNIIRVAPMDEINRLERDELEAMKVVEDLEPLRTEIIQINYTKADDIKKVIMGTTEKAEKAITRPESLTGGPGVTSTEAYDVTQSILSSRGNVTTDPRTNQLIVQDTPRNLERIRELVRQLDKPVRQVMIESRVVIANVDFLRELGAKLDFRPKDWTSSKLPPTGSMTDLGVDLARLTTLSPYGTAQYVVSMGDYLLDLELSAAQKEGRGEILANPRVLTADQSKAKIMQGVELPYQITQQGTGGGTPVQNVSFKPAVLELDVTPHITPDDHILMDLMIKKDDKGELTPNGNFAIEKREIDTVAQVANGETVVLGGVYEGTRRNNTDKVPFFGDLPGIGFMFRRNAVEDRKKELLIFITPKIVKQTTMNP, from the coding sequence GTGAGAAAAAATGAAGAGGGCGGCGTGAGAGGGGTGGTCGTTCGAGGTGTGGTGGGATGGAGCATCCCGGTGTGTTGGATCATGGGCATCTTCGCCTTGTGGTGGAGCTGCGGGGTGCCGGCGGCGGGATCGGCTCTGCAGTCCATCGATTTCACGGCGCTGCCCGGCGAAAACTTCCAGCTTCGCCTGAGTTTCGACGGGCCGGTCCCGGAGCCTCGGTCCTTCGCTACCGAGCACCCTGCCCGCATCGCGCTGGATCTGTCCGGTGTCAGAAGCGGCCTGGACAGGAAGCCGATACCGGTGCATCAGGCCGGCGTCGAAACGGTCCAGGCCATCGCTGCCGGCGGCAGGACCCGGGTGATCCTGAATCTCTCGACCGCCGTTCCTTACAGCACGCGTGTCGCCGGGCGCTTCCTTTATGTGACCTTGCAGAGCGGCAAGGCCGGGGCCGGTGGGGACGGCATGGCGTCGACGCCCGTCGTCGTGAGCGAACGGCCGGTGGTCTCGGGGCCGCAGGTCGAGAACGTCGACTTCCGGCGCGGCGAGAAGGGTGAAGGCAGATTGCTGGTCACGTTGAGCGATCCGAATTCCGTCGTGAGCCTCCGCGAAGAAGGGCGCAGCATCATCGCCGACCTCCCCGGCACCCGTTTGCCGGGGCGGCTGGCGCGCAGGCTGGAAGTGCTCGACTTCGCCACCCCGGTGAAATGGATCGAGGCGATGCCGGTTGGCCTGGGTACCAGGCTGGTGATCACGCCGGTATCCGACGAGTATGATTATTCCTCGTACCAGTCCGGAAAGCTGCTCACCGTCGAGCTGCGCCCCTTGAGCCGCGCGGAGAAGGAAGAGGCCACGAAGCGGCGGCGGGTGTTTACCGGCGATCGTCTTTCCTTGAACTTTCAGGACATACCGGTGCGGAATGTCCTGCAAATCCTGGCGGATTTCACCCATCTGAACATCGTGGCTTCGGACTCCGTGCAGGGCAACGTCACCCTGCGGCTCAACGAAGTGCCCTGGGACGAGGCTCTGGACCTGGTGCTCAAGGCCAAGGGCCTGGGCAAGCGGCAGGAAGCGAACAGCAACATCATCCGTGTCGCTCCGATGGACGAGATCAACCGGCTCGAGCGCGACGAGCTGGAGGCGATGAAGGTCGTGGAGGACCTGGAGCCGTTGCGCACCGAAATCATCCAGATCAACTACACCAAGGCGGACGACATCAAGAAAGTCATCATGGGCACGACCGAAAAGGCGGAAAAAGCCATCACCCGGCCGGAATCGCTCACCGGCGGGCCGGGTGTGACGTCCACCGAGGCCTACGACGTCACCCAGTCGATCCTCTCGAGCCGCGGCAACGTGACCACCGATCCTCGCACCAACCAGCTCATCGTCCAGGACACGCCGCGGAACCTCGAACGTATCCGCGAATTGGTGCGGCAACTCGACAAGCCGGTGCGGCAGGTGATGATCGAGTCGCGGGTGGTGATCGCCAACGTGGATTTCCTGCGCGAGTTGGGCGCCAAGCTGGATTTCCGGCCCAAAGACTGGACTTCCAGCAAGCTGCCGCCCACCGGCAGCATGACGGATCTAGGCGTCGATCTGGCGCGGCTGACCACGCTCTCGCCTTACGGTACAGCCCAGTATGTGGTGTCCATGGGCGACTACCTGCTGGATCTCGAACTGTCGGCGGCCCAGAAGGAAGGCCGTGGAGAGATCCTCGCCAATCCGCGGGTGCTCACGGCCGACCAGTCCAAGGCCAAGATCATGCAAGGCGTGGAGCTGCCGTACCAGATCACCCAGCAGGGCACCGGCGGCGGCACGCCGGTGCAGAACGTCTCCTTCAAGCCCGCCGTGCTGGAACTCGACGTGACGCCGCACATCACGCCGGACGACCATATCCTCATGGATCTCATGATCAAGAAGGACGACAAGGGCGAACTCACGCCCAACGGCAATTTCGCCATCGAGAAGCGCGAAATCGATACCGTGGCACAGGTGGCCAACGGCGAAACGGTGGTTCTGGGCGGCGTGTACGAAGGCACGCGACGGAACAACACCGACAAAGTGCCTTTTTTCGGCGATCTTCCCGGGATCGGCTTCATGTTCCGGCGCAATGCGGTCGAGGACAGGAAAAAGGAACTCCTCATTTTCATTACGCCGAAGATCGTCAAGCAGACGACGATGAATCCTTGA
- the hemE gene encoding uroporphyrinogen decarboxylase, whose amino-acid sequence MTHCFIRALLRQPVERTPVWMMRQAGRYLPEYRKVRERAGSFMNLCTTPDLACEVTLQPLDRYRLDAAILFSDILTIPDAMGLGLEFVEGEGPQFRNPIQGAADIHRLGVPDPEAELAYVPAAVRLIKQCLGDRAPLIGFSGSPWTLATYMVEGGSSREFRKVKCLMYEEPALTHELLEKLADAIALYLNAQIAAGVDAVMVFDTWGGHLDTEHYLEFSLRYAERVRQQLRLTERGRIPAIFFTKGGGQWLEAMADAGYDALGLDWTTDIGAARQRVGDRVALQGNLDPVALYARPEVIRGEVRKILERYGTGSGHVFNLGHGVTPDIKPDHVGAMIEAVHEFSPAFHRI is encoded by the coding sequence ATGACTCATTGCTTCATTCGCGCCCTGCTGCGCCAGCCGGTCGAGCGGACCCCGGTCTGGATGATGCGCCAGGCGGGCCGCTACCTGCCGGAATACCGCAAGGTGCGGGAACGGGCCGGCAGCTTCATGAACCTGTGCACCACGCCCGACTTGGCGTGCGAGGTGACCTTGCAGCCGCTGGATCGCTACCGGCTGGATGCGGCGATTTTGTTCTCGGACATTCTGACCATCCCCGATGCCATGGGGCTGGGGCTGGAATTCGTCGAGGGCGAGGGGCCGCAGTTCCGCAACCCGATCCAGGGGGCCGCGGACATCCACCGGCTGGGCGTGCCGGATCCGGAAGCGGAGCTGGCCTATGTGCCGGCCGCGGTGCGGCTGATCAAGCAGTGCCTGGGCGACAGGGCGCCGTTGATCGGCTTTTCGGGCAGCCCCTGGACCTTGGCGACCTACATGGTGGAGGGCGGCAGCAGCCGGGAGTTCCGCAAGGTCAAATGCCTCATGTACGAGGAGCCGGCGTTGACGCACGAGCTGCTGGAAAAGCTCGCCGATGCAATCGCCCTGTACCTGAATGCCCAGATCGCCGCCGGGGTCGACGCGGTGATGGTGTTCGACACCTGGGGCGGCCATCTGGATACGGAGCATTATCTGGAGTTTTCGCTGCGCTACGCCGAGCGCGTGCGCCAGCAGCTCCGGCTGACGGAGCGGGGCCGCATCCCCGCGATCTTCTTCACCAAGGGCGGCGGGCAATGGCTGGAGGCGATGGCGGACGCCGGCTATGACGCGCTCGGTCTGGACTGGACCACGGACATCGGGGCGGCAAGGCAGCGGGTCGGCGATCGGGTGGCCTTGCAGGGCAACCTCGATCCGGTGGCGCTCTATGCCCGGCCCGAAGTCATCCGCGGGGAAGTCCGGAAGATCCTGGAGCGTTACGGCACCGGCAGCGGCCATGTATTCAACCTCGGCCACGGGGTCACGCCGGACATCAAGCCCGACCACGTCGGCGCGATGATCGAGGCGGTGCACGAATTCAGCCCGGCATTCCACCGGATTTGA
- the aroK gene encoding shikimate kinase AroK gives MRNRRNIFLIGPMGAGKTTVGRLLGRALGLEFWDSDKEIERRTGVTVPMIFEYEGEAGFRRRESEVIADLTGKEGIVLATGGGSVLVPENQECLAARGLVIYLQCSVQKQLERTHKDINRPLLQTENPRQRLEELLRVRDPIYRQLADYIVDTGQHSSRSAVRRVINLYEKSGARLRAE, from the coding sequence ATGAGGAACCGTCGAAACATCTTTCTGATCGGGCCCATGGGAGCGGGCAAGACCACCGTGGGCCGCCTGCTTGGCAGGGCCCTGGGGCTGGAATTCTGGGACAGCGACAAGGAAATCGAACGCCGGACCGGCGTCACGGTGCCGATGATCTTCGAATACGAGGGCGAGGCCGGATTCCGGCGCCGCGAGTCGGAAGTCATCGCCGACCTGACGGGCAAGGAAGGGATCGTGCTGGCCACCGGCGGCGGTTCGGTGCTGGTGCCGGAAAACCAGGAGTGTCTTGCGGCACGGGGGCTGGTGATTTACTTGCAGTGTTCGGTCCAGAAGCAGTTGGAGCGGACCCACAAGGACATCAACCGGCCCTTGCTGCAGACGGAGAATCCCAGGCAAAGGCTGGAAGAACTCCTGCGGGTGCGGGATCCCATCTACCGCCAGCTCGCCGATTACATCGTCGACACCGGCCAGCATTCGAGCCGCAGCGCCGTCCGTCGCGTCATCAATCTATACGAGAAATCGGGAGCCAGGCTGCGGGCGGAATGA
- a CDS encoding NUDIX domain-containing protein translates to MAESNPWRLLSRREIYDNPWIHLDEDQVVNPGGGISLYGRIHFKNQAVGIIPLDGQGNTWLVGQYRYVPDAWFWEIPMGGSPAGESLWESARRELKEETGLSAASWRLLMRLHTSNSVTDEEGFVFVAEDLEEGEPAFEETEDLRIWKLPLADAVGMVMSGEITDAISVAGLLRLAIAHS, encoded by the coding sequence GTGGCGGAGTCGAATCCCTGGCGTCTGCTGAGCCGGCGGGAAATCTACGACAACCCCTGGATTCACCTCGACGAGGACCAAGTCGTCAATCCCGGCGGCGGCATCAGCCTGTACGGCCGCATCCACTTCAAAAACCAGGCGGTCGGCATCATCCCCCTCGACGGCCAGGGCAACACCTGGCTGGTCGGCCAGTATCGCTATGTGCCCGATGCCTGGTTCTGGGAGATACCGATGGGCGGTTCGCCCGCAGGCGAATCCCTGTGGGAATCGGCCCGGCGCGAGCTGAAGGAGGAAACCGGCCTCTCCGCCGCCTCCTGGCGGCTCCTCATGCGGCTCCACACCTCGAATTCCGTCACCGACGAGGAGGGCTTCGTGTTCGTCGCGGAAGACCTGGAGGAAGGCGAGCCGGCATTCGAGGAAACCGAAGACCTGCGTATCTGGAAACTCCCGCTGGCCGATGCGGTTGGCATGGTCATGTCCGGGGAGATTACCGATGCCATCAGCGTCGCGGGTTTGTTGCGTTTGGCGATAGCGCATTCCTGA
- the aroB gene encoding 3-dehydroquinate synthase, with product MKTLHVELGERGYPIHIGRGLLDRADLIQAHLPGKQVMVVTNEVVAPLYLERMLASLAGKETGSVVLPDGEAYKTMDSAMAVFDALLGRRFGRNAGIVALGGGVIGDLAGFAAACYQRGVPFIQVPTTLLSQVDSSVGGKTAVNHPRGKNMIGAFYQPRCVLADTDTLNTLPDRELSAGLAEVIKYGFIRDPEFLAWLEANVERLLRRDPEALAYAIERSCIDKAQVVAEDETETGVRATLNLGHSFGHAIETGMGYGVYLHGEAVAIGMCQAADLSRRLGWIGDDEVARVIRLLERARLPVVPPRKLDADAFLEHMAVDKKNVDGGLRLILLKSLGEATLPVAVDAGPLRATLESYGR from the coding sequence ATGAAAACCTTACATGTGGAGCTGGGAGAGCGCGGCTATCCCATTCATATCGGGCGCGGACTGCTGGACCGCGCGGACCTGATCCAGGCGCACCTGCCGGGCAAGCAGGTCATGGTCGTGACCAACGAAGTGGTGGCGCCCCTGTACCTCGAACGCATGCTTGCGTCCCTGGCCGGCAAGGAAACGGGCAGCGTCGTGCTCCCCGACGGCGAGGCCTACAAGACCATGGACTCGGCGATGGCCGTGTTCGATGCGCTGCTGGGCCGGCGCTTCGGCCGCAACGCCGGCATCGTGGCGCTGGGCGGCGGGGTGATCGGCGATCTGGCCGGATTTGCCGCGGCCTGCTATCAGCGCGGCGTGCCTTTCATCCAGGTGCCGACCACCCTGCTGTCCCAGGTCGATTCCTCGGTGGGCGGCAAGACCGCGGTCAACCATCCGCGCGGCAAGAACATGATCGGCGCCTTCTACCAGCCGCGCTGCGTCCTGGCCGACACCGACACCCTGAATACCCTGCCCGACCGCGAGCTGAGCGCGGGGCTGGCCGAGGTCATCAAGTACGGCTTCATTCGCGACCCGGAATTCCTGGCCTGGCTCGAAGCGAACGTCGAACGCTTGCTGCGGCGCGACCCCGAAGCGCTCGCCTACGCCATCGAGCGCTCCTGCATCGACAAGGCGCAAGTCGTGGCGGAGGACGAGACCGAAACCGGCGTGCGGGCGACGCTGAACCTGGGCCATAGCTTCGGCCACGCCATCGAAACCGGCATGGGTTACGGCGTCTATCTGCACGGCGAGGCGGTGGCCATCGGCATGTGCCAGGCGGCCGATCTGTCTCGCCGCCTGGGCTGGATCGGCGACGACGAAGTGGCGAGGGTCATCCGCCTGCTGGAGCGGGCACGCTTGCCGGTCGTCCCCCCGCGCAAGCTGGATGCGGATGCCTTCCTCGAACACATGGCGGTCGACAAGAAAAACGTCGACGGCGGCCTGCGCCTGATTCTGCTCAAGTCTCTGGGCGAGGCGACCCTCCCGGTGGCGGTCGATGCCGGACCGCTGCGGGCCACTCTGGAAAGCTACGGCCGTTGA
- a CDS encoding pilus assembly protein PilP produces the protein MADAIVRVRCLAALAVASLLSGCAEDEMADLKIYVADVKARQKVNVEPLPEIKTVSPFLFNPAELHDPFKPIEKPDEAGATSADNGIRPDLSRPREQLEDYELDTLRMVGTVKMFGTLWALVRAADGTIHRVRVGNHMGRNFGRITRISDDGVELVEIVPDAQGGWLERNATLSLTEALGEKK, from the coding sequence ATGGCGGATGCAATCGTCCGGGTGAGGTGCCTCGCGGCGCTGGCGGTGGCGAGCCTGTTGTCCGGCTGCGCCGAGGACGAGATGGCCGACCTCAAAATCTATGTGGCGGACGTCAAGGCGCGCCAGAAGGTCAATGTCGAACCGTTGCCGGAAATCAAGACGGTGTCGCCGTTCCTGTTCAACCCGGCCGAGTTGCACGATCCTTTCAAACCGATCGAAAAGCCGGATGAAGCCGGGGCCACCAGCGCGGACAACGGCATTCGACCCGACCTCTCTCGCCCCCGGGAGCAGCTCGAGGACTACGAGCTGGATACCTTGAGAATGGTGGGGACGGTAAAGATGTTCGGGACTTTGTGGGCGCTGGTGCGGGCCGCCGATGGCACGATACACCGGGTTCGGGTCGGCAATCATATGGGTAGGAATTTCGGCAGGATTACGCGGATCAGCGACGATGGCGTCGAGCTGGTCGAAATCGTTCCCGACGCACAGGGCGGTTGGCTGGAGCGCAATGCCACGCTGAGCCTGACCGAAGCCTTGGGTGAGAAAAAATGA
- a CDS encoding pyridine nucleotide-disulfide oxidoreductase encodes MNDLATLELGIPGFTYRDLHEPERLKDLLATFDTWLRERDGELSAAFQQYRESEGRGMTAEAVSDLLVRAASHVGAFLSRLFQVESVREAQMAETRDIFASVFRFRTEITAKLASHFRNVGVEEWDDALLDRRIETLLEAVVPEGWPADHEAAFCRLGLLLRDLDAHYQALAKGKEGGFPEADARIAALRAQIAHHHPAYLSWKDTLEIAHDAEFAAHLFAEFERWCFAATRLPHLQAKVNDWVAFKLPARTDFEHLVHHATGHREGYDVWMSEPGHHRRRDGFGLTDPRFPERKVLYEVDHCIYCHDRDTDSCSKGMRNRKDGSFKSNPLGVHITGCPLEEKISEMHWLKRQGDNIGALALVTVDNPLCPGTGHRICNDCMKGCIYQKTEPVNIPQIETNVLTNVLFMPYGFEIYSLLTRWNPLNVKRPYALPYNGRNVLVAGMGPAGYTLSHYLVNEGFGVVGIDGLKIEPLPPELVGDEHRPPQPIRDFGALYERLDQRIMLGFGGVAEYGITVRWDKNFLKVIYLNLLRRRNFRCYGGVRFGGAMTINEAWDLGFHHIAIASGAGKPTLIDLKHNLIRGIRKASDFLMALQLTGAAKESSLANLQVRLPAGVIGGGLTAIDTATELLAYYPVQVEKILHRYEKLCAAYGEPAVRARYDAEEIGILDEFLAHGRAIQAERQRAEAAGETPDFLPLLNRWGGATLFYRKGIKDSPAYRQNHEEIKEAMDEGIVLAEGLSPLVALEDEHGHLKAVRFEKLEEQEGRWKPAGEIEVPLRSLFIAAGTSPNTIYESEHPETFEMDHKFYQRHEPEWIGEIPDLVPVQDEAWPKIGKPAPFTSYHRGGKFITFYGDNHPVYAGNVVKAMASAKDGYPYIVRLFEQELSRLDPAEQPHRDRTLQAFQAVIDDALTARIVAVNRLTPTIIEVIVRAPASAKHFQPGQFYRVQNYEALAPVVEGTVLATEGIALTGAWVDKDNGLISLIALEMGSSSRLCAQWKPGDPLVVMGVTGTPTEIPSGQTVALVGGGLGNAVLFSIGKALRSAGNQVIYFAGYRNSEDVFKIDDIEAASDLLVWTVDKREGNTPIPVTRPDDKSFMGNIVEAMLAYAKGELGPTPIHLDDVDHMIVIGSDRMMEAVKHARHGLLAPYLKPHHTAIGSINSPMQCMMKGVCAQCLCKHVDPETGREYFVYSCYNQDQELDRVDFPNLHARLRQNSVQEKLSALWLEWLMNRQP; translated from the coding sequence ATGAACGATCTGGCCACGCTCGAGCTTGGCATCCCCGGCTTCACCTATCGCGACCTCCACGAACCGGAGCGACTGAAAGACCTCCTCGCCACCTTCGACACCTGGCTCCGTGAGCGCGACGGCGAATTGTCCGCGGCGTTCCAGCAATACCGGGAAAGCGAAGGACGAGGGATGACGGCCGAAGCCGTCTCCGACCTCCTGGTACGGGCCGCCTCCCACGTCGGGGCGTTCCTTTCCCGCCTGTTCCAGGTCGAGTCCGTCCGCGAGGCGCAGATGGCAGAAACCCGCGACATCTTCGCCAGCGTGTTCCGTTTTCGCACGGAAATCACCGCCAAGCTCGCGAGCCACTTTCGTAACGTGGGGGTCGAGGAATGGGACGACGCCCTGCTCGATCGCCGCATCGAGACCTTGCTCGAGGCAGTGGTGCCGGAAGGATGGCCGGCCGACCATGAGGCGGCGTTCTGCCGGCTGGGTCTGCTGCTGCGCGATCTCGACGCCCATTACCAGGCCCTGGCCAAGGGCAAGGAGGGAGGTTTTCCGGAAGCCGACGCGCGCATCGCCGCCCTGCGGGCGCAAATCGCCCATCACCACCCCGCCTACCTGTCCTGGAAGGACACGCTGGAAATAGCCCATGATGCCGAATTCGCCGCCCACCTGTTCGCCGAATTCGAACGCTGGTGCTTCGCCGCCACGCGGCTTCCCCACCTGCAAGCGAAAGTCAACGATTGGGTCGCCTTCAAGCTGCCGGCCCGTACCGATTTCGAGCACCTGGTACACCATGCGACAGGCCATCGCGAGGGCTACGACGTCTGGATGAGCGAGCCAGGCCATCACCGCCGCCGCGACGGTTTCGGCCTGACCGACCCGCGCTTCCCGGAGCGCAAGGTCCTGTACGAGGTCGATCACTGCATCTATTGCCACGACCGGGACACCGATTCCTGCTCCAAGGGCATGCGCAACAGGAAGGACGGCAGCTTCAAGAGCAATCCGCTGGGCGTCCACATCACCGGCTGCCCGCTGGAGGAAAAAATCTCCGAGATGCATTGGCTCAAGCGCCAAGGCGACAACATCGGCGCCCTGGCGCTGGTCACGGTGGACAATCCGCTCTGCCCCGGCACCGGCCACCGCATCTGCAACGACTGCATGAAGGGCTGCATCTACCAGAAGACCGAGCCGGTCAACATTCCGCAGATCGAGACCAACGTCCTCACCAACGTGCTGTTCATGCCCTACGGGTTCGAGATCTACAGCCTGCTGACGCGCTGGAATCCGCTCAACGTCAAGCGCCCCTACGCCCTGCCCTACAACGGCAGGAACGTGCTGGTGGCCGGCATGGGTCCGGCAGGCTACACCCTCTCGCATTATCTGGTGAACGAGGGCTTCGGCGTGGTGGGCATCGACGGACTCAAGATCGAGCCGCTGCCGCCGGAGCTGGTCGGCGACGAACACCGCCCGCCGCAGCCGATCCGCGACTTCGGCGCGCTCTACGAAAGGCTGGACCAGCGCATCATGCTCGGCTTCGGCGGCGTCGCCGAATACGGTATCACGGTGCGCTGGGACAAGAACTTCCTCAAGGTCATCTATCTGAATCTGCTGCGGCGCCGGAATTTCCGCTGCTACGGCGGGGTGCGCTTCGGCGGGGCGATGACGATCAACGAGGCCTGGGATCTGGGCTTCCACCACATCGCCATCGCTTCGGGCGCCGGCAAACCGACCCTGATCGACCTGAAGCACAACCTGATCCGCGGCATCCGCAAGGCTTCCGACTTCCTGATGGCCTTGCAGCTCACCGGCGCGGCCAAGGAATCCTCGCTGGCGAACCTGCAGGTCCGGCTGCCGGCGGGCGTCATCGGCGGCGGACTCACCGCCATCGACACCGCCACCGAACTGCTGGCCTATTATCCCGTCCAGGTCGAGAAGATCCTGCACCGCTACGAAAAACTCTGCGCGGCCTATGGCGAGCCGGCCGTGCGCGCCCGCTACGATGCCGAGGAGATCGGGATACTCGACGAATTCCTGGCGCACGGCCGGGCGATCCAGGCCGAGCGGCAGCGCGCCGAGGCCGCGGGCGAGACCCCGGACTTCCTGCCGCTGCTGAATCGATGGGGCGGCGCCACCTTGTTCTACCGCAAGGGCATCAAGGATTCGCCGGCCTACCGCCAGAACCATGAGGAAATCAAGGAAGCCATGGACGAAGGCATCGTGCTGGCGGAAGGCTTGAGCCCGCTGGTCGCGCTGGAAGACGAACACGGCCACCTCAAGGCGGTGCGCTTCGAAAAGCTGGAGGAACAGGAAGGCCGCTGGAAGCCCGCCGGAGAAATCGAGGTCCCGCTGCGGAGCTTGTTCATCGCCGCCGGCACCTCGCCCAATACCATCTACGAATCGGAGCACCCCGAGACCTTCGAGATGGACCACAAGTTCTACCAGCGTCACGAACCCGAATGGATCGGCGAGATACCCGATCTCGTGCCGGTGCAGGACGAGGCCTGGCCCAAGATCGGCAAGCCCGCGCCATTCACCTCCTATCACCGCGGCGGCAAGTTCATCACCTTCTACGGTGACAACCATCCGGTCTACGCCGGCAACGTGGTGAAAGCCATGGCCAGCGCCAAGGACGGGTATCCGTACATCGTCCGCCTGTTCGAACAGGAGCTGAGCCGGCTCGACCCCGCGGAACAGCCTCACCGCGACCGGACCCTCCAGGCATTCCAGGCGGTCATCGACGATGCCCTGACCGCCCGCATCGTCGCGGTGAACCGGCTGACGCCGACCATCATCGAAGTGATCGTCCGCGCCCCCGCCTCGGCCAAGCATTTCCAGCCCGGCCAGTTCTACCGGGTGCAGAACTACGAGGCGCTGGCCCCCGTGGTCGAAGGCACCGTGCTCGCCACCGAGGGCATCGCCCTCACCGGCGCCTGGGTGGACAAGGACAACGGCCTGATCTCGCTGATCGCGCTGGAAATGGGCAGCTCATCGCGGCTCTGCGCCCAATGGAAACCCGGCGATCCGCTGGTGGTGATGGGTGTCACCGGCACGCCGACCGAGATTCCCTCCGGCCAGACCGTCGCCCTCGTCGGCGGAGGCTTGGGCAACGCGGTGCTGTTCTCGATCGGCAAGGCGTTGCGAAGCGCCGGCAACCAGGTGATCTACTTCGCCGGCTACCGCAACAGCGAGGACGTCTTCAAGATCGACGACATCGAAGCCGCCTCCGATCTACTCGTCTGGACCGTGGACAAGCGCGAGGGCAACACCCCGATCCCGGTGACCCGTCCGGACGATAAATCCTTCATGGGCAACATCGTCGAAGCCATGCTGGCCTACGCCAAGGGCGAACTCGGCCCTACCCCCATCCATCTCGACGACGTCGACCACATGATCGTGATCGGCTCGGACCGGATGATGGAGGCGGTCAAGCATGCCCGCCACGGACTGCTGGCGCCCTATCTCAAACCGCACCATACGGCCATCGGCTCCATCAATTCGCCGATGCAGTGCATGATGAAAGGCGTGTGCGCGCAGTGCCTGTGCAAACACGTGGACCCGGAAACGGGACGCGAGTATTTCGTGTATTCCTGCTACAACCAGGATCAGGAACTGGATCGCGTGGATTTCCCGAACCTCCACGCCCGGCTGCGGCAGAATTCGGTGCAGGAAAAGCTGTCCGCGCTCTGGCTGGAGTGGCTCATGAACCGGCAGCCTTGA
- a CDS encoding DUF488 domain-containing protein, with protein sequence MRQASVAIRLKRVYEERSPEDGERFLVERLWPRGMSRQSLALSAWLKDLAPTTELRRWYGHDPGKWEEFRHRYCLQLDRSPEALQSLLQACAHGTVTLLYSARDTERNSAVVLRDFLERQLGSDHT encoded by the coding sequence TTGAGGCAGGCATCCGTGGCCATCCGGCTGAAAAGAGTCTACGAGGAGAGATCGCCGGAAGACGGCGAGCGTTTCCTGGTGGAACGGCTGTGGCCACGCGGCATGTCACGCCAATCCCTAGCGCTAAGCGCATGGCTGAAGGACCTGGCGCCCACCACCGAGTTGCGGCGCTGGTATGGGCACGATCCTGGGAAATGGGAGGAATTCCGGCACAGATACTGCCTCCAGCTCGACCGCTCGCCGGAGGCACTTCAGTCGCTGTTGCAGGCATGCGCTCACGGCACCGTGACGCTGCTCTACAGTGCCCGCGATACCGAACGCAATAGCGCAGTCGTTCTGCGCGACTTCCTGGAACGGCAATTGGGCTCCGATCACACTTGA
- a CDS encoding type IV pilus inner membrane component PilO: MNLAKINWDLEYAGSWPTPVKLVVIAMLSTVLAGVWYYLDTSAQLAELDAQQHREQELKETFEIKQKKAVNLEEYKLQLSDIEKTFGDLLRQLPDRTQVPDLLVDVSQTGLASGLEFELFKPGGEVSKDFYAELPIEIRVVGTYMEFGAFVSGLASLPRIVTVHNVKITSRSADGGGGTKPADAVLIMTALVKTYRYLEDGAVPPSSAAERRRR, from the coding sequence GTGAATCTCGCGAAGATCAACTGGGACCTCGAGTATGCCGGTTCCTGGCCGACGCCGGTCAAGCTTGTCGTCATCGCCATGCTGAGCACCGTGCTCGCCGGTGTCTGGTATTACCTCGATACCAGCGCCCAGTTGGCCGAACTGGATGCTCAGCAGCACAGGGAGCAGGAACTCAAGGAGACCTTCGAGATCAAGCAGAAAAAGGCGGTCAATCTCGAAGAATACAAACTGCAGCTTTCCGACATCGAGAAGACCTTCGGCGACCTCCTGCGGCAGCTTCCCGACCGCACCCAGGTGCCCGATCTGCTGGTGGACGTTTCCCAGACCGGCCTGGCGAGCGGCCTCGAGTTCGAGCTGTTCAAACCGGGCGGCGAGGTGTCGAAGGATTTCTACGCCGAGCTTCCGATCGAGATCCGGGTGGTCGGGACCTACATGGAGTTCGGCGCTTTCGTCAGTGGCTTGGCCTCGCTTCCCCGTATCGTCACCGTCCATAACGTGAAGATCACATCGCGTTCGGCCGATGGCGGCGGAGGTACCAAGCCCGCAGACGCGGTGCTGATCATGACCGCGCTGGTGAAGACCTATCGCTATCTGGAAGACGGCGCCGTGCCGCCGTCATCGGCGGCTGAACGCAGGCGGCGTTGA